A window of the Lactuca sativa cultivar Salinas chromosome 7, Lsat_Salinas_v11, whole genome shotgun sequence genome harbors these coding sequences:
- the LOC111908152 gene encoding cytochrome P450 76T24 isoform X2 produces the protein MHIWSAITTTHTHKPMDYPTFFHIFSSLLTIIYALITISGRHNSRLPPGPYPFPVIGNLLKLSDKPHQSLATLSKRYGPLMSLKLGSRTTIVVSSPDIAKEFFHTHDISFSGRTVPDTARIVDHDKYSIAWLPTGEQWRKLRRIGREYLFSVQRLDDSQLLRGEKVQELLNHVQRCCTNEKAVNIGASAFTTTLNVLSKFIFSVDFAQYDTISSQEFKEAVMALVELAGKPNLADFFPILKPLDPQGLVRKGNVYGKKLLTIFDRIINQRLQLRSSSMSTNIDVLDLLLNVVQKDESIFSRDDMRHFFYALFIAGTDTTSGTLEWAMAELIHNPEKMETARSEIIKLMQNNKGNIQEMHISQLPYLQAIIKETLRLHPPVPFLIPHQALHDVEVQGRRICPGLNIAHRMLHIMLGSLIHKFEWKLEGNIRAQDMDMEEKFGLTLPRKVPLMAIPIKV, from the exons ATGCATATATGGAGTGCGATTACaacaacacacacacataaaccTATGGATTATCCAACCTTCTTTCACATATTTTCTTCCCTTCTAACAATCATCTACGCCCTGATCACCATCTCCGGCCGCCACAACTCCCGGCTTCCCCCAGGGCCTTACCCTTTTCCGGTCATCGGAAACCTGTTAAAACTCAGCGACAAACCCCATCAGTCTCTGGCTACACTCTCAAAACGTTATGGTCCTTTGATGTCACTTAAGCTTGGAAGTAGAACAACGATAGTTGTTTCATCACCTGATATTGCCAAAGAGTTCTTTCACACACATGATATATCCTTCTCTGGTAGAACGGTTCCCGACACCGCCCGGATAGTTGACCATGATAAATACTCCATAGCGTGGTTGCCAACAGGAGAGCAGTGGCGTAAACTACGAAGAATAGGTAGAGAATATTTGTTCTCCGTACAACGTCTAGATGATAGCCAACTCCTACGTGGGGAGAAG GTACAAGAACTTCTTAACCATGTCCAAAGATGTTGTACAAATGAAAAGGCTGTGAATATAGGTGCAAGTGCCTTCACAACAACTCTTAACGTTCTCTCAAAATTTATATTCTCTGTTGATTTTGCTCAATACGATACTATTTCATCACAAGAGTTTAAGGAAGCCGTGATGGCTTTGGTGGAATTAGCTGGGAAGCCGAATCTAGCCGACTTTTTTCCAATATTAAAACCTTTGGATCCACAAGGATTAGTACGGAAAGGAAATGTTTATGGTAAAAAGTTGTTGACTATTTTCGATAGAATCATTAATCAACGCTTGCAATTAAGATCGAGTTCAATGTCAACAAACATTGATGTTTTGGACTTGTTGCTCAACGTTGTCCAGAAAGATGAATCAATCTTTAGTCGAGATGACATGAGACATTTCTTCTAT GCTTTATTTATCGCGGGAACCGATACAACATCCGGCACATTAGAGTGGGCAATGGCTGAGCTTATCCATAACCCAGAGAAAATGGAAACTGCTCGATCAGAGATCATAAAACTCATGCAAAACAACAAAGGGAATATACAAGAAATGCATATATCTCAGCTCCCGTACTTACAAGCTATTATAAAAGAAACTTTACGACTACATCCACCTGTCCCTTTTCTAATTCCTCACCAAGCCCTACACGATGTAGAAGTTCAAG GCAGGAGGATATGCCCGGGATTGAATATTGCTCATAGAATGTTGCATATAATGTTGGGATCTTTGATTCATAAGTTTGAGTGGAAACTTGAAGGAAATATAAGAGCACAAGATATGGATATGGAGGAGAAGTTTGGGCTCACATTACCAAGAAAAGTACCACTCATGGCCATTCCGATCAAAGTTTGA
- the LOC111908152 gene encoding cytochrome P450 76T24 isoform X1, protein MHIWSAITTTHTHKPMDYPTFFHIFSSLLTIIYALITISGRHNSRLPPGPYPFPVIGNLLKLSDKPHQSLATLSKRYGPLMSLKLGSRTTIVVSSPDIAKEFFHTHDISFSGRTVPDTARIVDHDKYSIAWLPTGEQWRKLRRIGREYLFSVQRLDDSQLLRGEKVQELLNHVQRCCTNEKAVNIGASAFTTTLNVLSKFIFSVDFAQYDTISSQEFKEAVMALVELAGKPNLADFFPILKPLDPQGLVRKGNVYGKKLLTIFDRIINQRLQLRSSSMSTNIDVLDLLLNVVQKDESIFSRDDMRHFFYALFIAGTDTTSGTLEWAMAELIHNPEKMETARSEIIKLMQNNKGNIQEMHISQLPYLQAIIKETLRLHPPVPFLIPHQALHDVEVQGFIVPKNAQIICNIWAMGRDHNIWPNPKKFMPERFLKVKIDYKGQDYEFIPFGAGRRICPGLNIAHRMLHIMLGSLIHKFEWKLEGNIRAQDMDMEEKFGLTLPRKVPLMAIPIKV, encoded by the exons ATGCATATATGGAGTGCGATTACaacaacacacacacataaaccTATGGATTATCCAACCTTCTTTCACATATTTTCTTCCCTTCTAACAATCATCTACGCCCTGATCACCATCTCCGGCCGCCACAACTCCCGGCTTCCCCCAGGGCCTTACCCTTTTCCGGTCATCGGAAACCTGTTAAAACTCAGCGACAAACCCCATCAGTCTCTGGCTACACTCTCAAAACGTTATGGTCCTTTGATGTCACTTAAGCTTGGAAGTAGAACAACGATAGTTGTTTCATCACCTGATATTGCCAAAGAGTTCTTTCACACACATGATATATCCTTCTCTGGTAGAACGGTTCCCGACACCGCCCGGATAGTTGACCATGATAAATACTCCATAGCGTGGTTGCCAACAGGAGAGCAGTGGCGTAAACTACGAAGAATAGGTAGAGAATATTTGTTCTCCGTACAACGTCTAGATGATAGCCAACTCCTACGTGGGGAGAAG GTACAAGAACTTCTTAACCATGTCCAAAGATGTTGTACAAATGAAAAGGCTGTGAATATAGGTGCAAGTGCCTTCACAACAACTCTTAACGTTCTCTCAAAATTTATATTCTCTGTTGATTTTGCTCAATACGATACTATTTCATCACAAGAGTTTAAGGAAGCCGTGATGGCTTTGGTGGAATTAGCTGGGAAGCCGAATCTAGCCGACTTTTTTCCAATATTAAAACCTTTGGATCCACAAGGATTAGTACGGAAAGGAAATGTTTATGGTAAAAAGTTGTTGACTATTTTCGATAGAATCATTAATCAACGCTTGCAATTAAGATCGAGTTCAATGTCAACAAACATTGATGTTTTGGACTTGTTGCTCAACGTTGTCCAGAAAGATGAATCAATCTTTAGTCGAGATGACATGAGACATTTCTTCTAT GCTTTATTTATCGCGGGAACCGATACAACATCCGGCACATTAGAGTGGGCAATGGCTGAGCTTATCCATAACCCAGAGAAAATGGAAACTGCTCGATCAGAGATCATAAAACTCATGCAAAACAACAAAGGGAATATACAAGAAATGCATATATCTCAGCTCCCGTACTTACAAGCTATTATAAAAGAAACTTTACGACTACATCCACCTGTCCCTTTTCTAATTCCTCACCAAGCCCTACACGATGTAGAAGTTCAAGGTTTCATCGTGCCTAAAAATGCACAAATCATTTGTAATATTTGGGCTATGGGGCGTGACCATAACATTTGGCCAAACCCAAAAAAGTTCATGCCTGAAAGATTTTTAAAAGTCAAGATTGACTATAAAGGCCAAGATTATGAGTTTATTCCATTTGGTGCAGGCAGGAGGATATGCCCGGGATTGAATATTGCTCATAGAATGTTGCATATAATGTTGGGATCTTTGATTCATAAGTTTGAGTGGAAACTTGAAGGAAATATAAGAGCACAAGATATGGATATGGAGGAGAAGTTTGGGCTCACATTACCAAGAAAAGTACCACTCATGGCCATTCCGATCAAAGTTTGA